In Zea mays cultivar B73 chromosome 7, Zm-B73-REFERENCE-NAM-5.0, whole genome shotgun sequence, the following proteins share a genomic window:
- the LOC100191683 gene encoding Protein LIFEGUARD 4 codes for MFGYQKGLDVEAGTSGAAATGGARQLYPGMQESPELRWALIRKIYVILSLQLLLTAVVAAVVVKVRAIPHFFTTTSAGLGLYIFLIILPFIVLCPLYFYHEKHPVNLILLGLFTVAISFAVGMTCAFTSGKVILESAILTTVVVLSLTAYTFWAVNRGKDFSFLGPFLFAAIIVLLVFALIQILFPLGKLSQMIYGGLASLIFSGYIVYDTNNIIKRYTYDQYVWAAVSLYLDVINLFLSLMTLFRAAD; via the exons GTCGAGGCGGGGACATCGGGCGCCGCCGCCACGGGCGGCGCGCGCCAGCTCTACCCGGGGATGCAGGAGAGCCCCGAGCTGCGCTGGGCGCTCATCCGCAAGATCTACGTCAttctctccctccagctgctCCTCACCGCCGTCGTCGCCGCAGTCGTCGTCAAGGTCCGCGCCATCCCGCACTTCTTCACCACCACCAGCGCCGGCCTCGGCCTCTACatcttcctcatcatcctcccctttatCG TGCTGTGCCCGCTGTACTTCTACCACGAGAAGCACCCAGTCAACCTGATCCTGCTCGGCCTCTTCACCGTTGCCATCAGCTTTGCTGTGGGCATGACATGTGCCTTCACCAGTG GCAAGGTCATTCTGGAGTCTGCAATTCTGACAACAGTGGTCGTGCTCAGCCTTACCGCATACACTTTCTGGGCCGTGAATAGGGGCAAAGACTTCAGCTTCCTGGGTCCTTTCCTGTTCGCCGCCATCATAGTGCTGCTTGTGTTCGCACTCATCCAG ATCCTGTTCCCACTGGGCAAGCTCTCCcagatgatctacggcgggctggCGTCGCTCATCTTCAGCGGGTACATCGTCTACGACACAAACAACATCATCAAGCGCTACACGTACGACCAGTACGTCTGGGCCGCAGTCTCACTGTACCTGGACGTTATCAACCTCTTCCTGTCCCTGATGACCCTCTTCAGGGCAGCCGACTAG
- the LOC100217039 gene encoding MMS19 nucleotide excision repair protein homolog isoform X1: MDGEQLYGICEAIDEEKDPECLMLSFHVVEVVMKLFPDPSGLAAQFAGDVFEILSKYFPVYFTHGVGNGLDTTREDLSRALMHAFCSTQYFEPFVIPLLLDKLSSSLPLAKIDSLKYLDKCIRFYGADRMVRHASAVWYKLKEVIFNLSSDQLLISEALNCLKTAIMYTDSSDKDLFINLILLDEDIVNKIHSVSSVEKTILSSLEDLAQLHALGSVISILAESSTYFCTRVLQEHFAHLVDIVGTKADYESWQLNNCNGSSSAPVNYGALYLSVQLLSSCREVALVSYEDFSSVKLAKGSWWLILQKKLEQLIHLLRSIFAIASQSMQPNFRQEYVSCAVKGLLTLATFPEQCSPLPANAYEDILLMFTSIIINKFENLDLWRLSLKALASIGSSIAKFHASEREVVYYRTVVDKIVSLAESYDTSMPLGLRLEASYEVGTAGLNYMLRVAKSLEVAVVTNISESEANGRMECADHVAHLFECYSNRVLPWLLASGGVNELALSFALHLLDETEDLTVLDRISSQGLLDSLMTGMKLLVGVCTEEQQSLIVQKAHSTISSMLSLPMELMTDRLLPVDELVPLHSVSETALISMFSSIIIGLRPQTPVPDMMVMIKLFTVFLLNGKMPAAYALASIFNKYLHNPEFSHENQMDKILDDILERCFSTVLANSCSKTSQSCAGTSDVNFSDVSSRNKLSKINILSSLAWIGKGLLMRGDEKVKDISMFLLKILFSDEILSTVPSHQEEPYGGDSSDTSLAISAASAFHVMMSDSEMCLNKKFHARIKPLYKQRFFSIMMPIFLSKIKETTVVTTKLALYRAFGHIISNAPVPAVITEAHQILLVMVDSLAKLSMDVGDKDLVYSLLLVFSGMLMDEKGKECILDNIQITISVLTELVSYPHMMVVRETALQCLVAFSTFPHSKIYPVRRKVVQAAVRALDDKKRAVRRVAVRCRHTWQSFT; this comes from the exons GATGGTGAACAGCTGTATGGGATCTGTGAAGCAATTGATGAAGAAAAGGATCCAGAGTGCTTGATGCTTTCTTTTCATGTAGTGGAAGTTGTCATGAAGCTGTTTCCAGATCCATCTGGTTTGGCAGCACAGTTTGCAGGGGACGTTTTTGAGATTCTGAGCAAGTATTTTCCTGTCTACTTCACACAC GGAGTGGGTAATGGTTTGGACACTACACGGGAAGACCTCTCTAGAGCATTGATG CACGCTTTTTGTTCAACCCAATATTTTGAGCCTTTTGTCATCCCTTTGCTTCTTGACAAACTTTCTTCCTCTCTTCCATTGGCAAAG ATTGATTCCTTAAAATATTTGGACAAATGCATTCGCTTCTATGGAGCTGATAGAATGGTTAGACATGCATCAGCTGTTTGGTACAAGTTGAAAGAAGTGATTTTTAACCTTTCTTCAGATCAATTATTAATATCAGAGGCTCTGAATTGTTTGAAGACTGCTATTATGTATACTGATTCTTCTGATAAAGATCTTTTCATTAATTTGATCTTGTTGGATGAGGATATTGTGAACAAGATCCACTCTGTATCAAGCGTGGAAAAGACCATATTGAGTTCATTAGAGGACCTGGCCCAACTGCATGCACTTGGAAGTGTTATTTCTATCCTTGCTGAATCGTCTACATATTTCTGTACTAGAGTTCTTCAAGAGCACTTTGCACACTTGGTAGATATTGTGGGAACCAAAGCTGACTATGAATCCTGGCAGTTGAATAATTGTAATGGATCATCTTCTGCTCCTGTCAACTATGGAGCACTCTATTTATCTGTTCAATTGCTTTCATCCTGTAGAGAAGTGGCTTTGGTATCTTATGAAGATTTTTCTTCTGTTAAATTAGCAAAGGGTTCCTGGTGGCTTATCTTGCAGAAAAAGCTGGAGCAGTTAATCCATCTCCTTCGATCCATTTTTGCTATAGCTTCTCAATCTATGCAGCCAAATTTCAGACAAGAATATGTCTCTTGTGCTG TGAAGGGCTTGCTAACACTAGCAACATTCCCGGAACAATGCTCGCCTCTGCCAGCAAATGCTTATGAGGATATTCTGCTTATGTTCACGTCAATAATTATAAATAAGTTTGAAAATTTAGATCTGTGGAGATTGTCATTGAAAGCATTGGCTAGCATTGGTTCATCTATTGCCAAGTTCCATGCTTCTGAAAGGGAAGTAGTTTACTACAGAACGGTTGTTGACAAGATTGTTTCTTTGGCTGAATCTTATGATACTTCAATGCCTCTCGGTCTAAGACTTGAAGCAAGTTATGAAGTTGGAACTGCTGGGTTGAACTATATGTTAAGAGTTGCGAAATCACTTGAAGTCGCTGTTGTCACCAATATTTCTGAATCTGAG GCTAATGGAAGAATGGAATGTGCTGACCATGTGGCCCATTTATTTGAGTGTTACTCTAACCGGGTCCTTCCATG GTTATTAGCTTCTGGTGGTGTCAATGAACTTGCATTGAGCTTTGCACTGCATCTATTGGATGAGACTGAGGATTTGACTGTGTTAGATAGAATCAGCTCACAG GGCCTCCTTGACTCACTAATGACTGGGATGAAGCTTTTAGTTGGAGTATGTACAGAGGAGCAACAATCACTTATTGTTCAGAAAGCACATAGCACAATATCTTCAATGCTCTCACTCCCAATGGAATTGATGACAGACCGTCTTTTGCCTGTAGATGAGTTAGTTCCTTTACATTCTGTTTCAGAAACAGCTCTCATCAGCATGTTTTCGTCGATTATAATAGGCCTTCGGCCTCAAACACCTGTACCAGATATGATGGTGATGATTAAACTCTTTACTGTCTTCCTACTAAATGGGAAAATGCCAGCTGCTTATGCATTAGCTTCTATTTTCAATAAATATCTACATAATCCAGAGTTTTCTCATGAGAATCAGATGGATAAAATACTTGATGATATTCTTGAGAGGTGTTTCTCAACTGTATTAGCCAACAGCTGCTCAAAGACATCTCAATCTTGTGCTGGCACTTCAGATGTTAATTTCTCAGATGTTTCGTCTAGAAACAAGCTTTCTAAGATTAATATCTTGTCTAGCTTGGCTTGGATTGGCAAAGGATTACTTATGAGAGGAGACGAGAAAGTGAAGGACATTTCAATGTTTCTTCTTAAGATCCTATTCTCAGATGAGATTTTGTCTACAGTTCCATCCCACCAGGAAGAACCTTATGGCGGTGATTCATCAGATACTTCTCTTGCAATATCTGCAGCTAGTGCATTCCATGTGATGATGAGTGATTCAGAAATGTGTCTAAATAAAAAATTTCATGCAAGAATAAAACCATTATACAAGCAGCGTTTCTTCTCAATAATGATGCCGATCTTCCTCtccaaaattaaagaaacaactgTGGTCACGACAAA ATTGGCACTATACCGAGCTTTTGGGCATATCATTTCCAATGCTCCAGTACCAGCAGTTATAACTGAAGCACACCAG ATTTTACTCGTGATGGTTGATAGCTTAGCTAAATTAAGTATGGATGTTGGGGATAAGGATCTGGTGTACAGTTTGTTACTTGTCTTCTCTGGAATGTTGATGGATGAAAAAG GCAAAGAGTGCATTCTGGACAACATCCAAATCACAATCAGCGTTCTTACTGAACTTGTTTCCTATCCTCACATGATG GTTGTGCGGGAGACAGCATTACAATGTTTAGTAGCCTTTTCGACGTTTCCTCACTCAAAGATTTATCCTGTGCGGCGAAAG GTTGTGCAGGCAGCAGTCAGGGCTCTCGACGATAAGAAACGGGCTGTTCGTCGAGTGGCTGTCCGATGCCGGCACACATG GCAGTCCTTCACTTAA
- the LOC100217039 gene encoding MMS19 nucleotide excision repair protein homolog isoform X2 — translation MLSFHVVEVVMKLFPDPSGLAAQFAGDVFEILSKYFPVYFTHGVGNGLDTTREDLSRALMHAFCSTQYFEPFVIPLLLDKLSSSLPLAKIDSLKYLDKCIRFYGADRMVRHASAVWYKLKEVIFNLSSDQLLISEALNCLKTAIMYTDSSDKDLFINLILLDEDIVNKIHSVSSVEKTILSSLEDLAQLHALGSVISILAESSTYFCTRVLQEHFAHLVDIVGTKADYESWQLNNCNGSSSAPVNYGALYLSVQLLSSCREVALVSYEDFSSVKLAKGSWWLILQKKLEQLIHLLRSIFAIASQSMQPNFRQEYVSCAVKGLLTLATFPEQCSPLPANAYEDILLMFTSIIINKFENLDLWRLSLKALASIGSSIAKFHASEREVVYYRTVVDKIVSLAESYDTSMPLGLRLEASYEVGTAGLNYMLRVAKSLEVAVVTNISESEANGRMECADHVAHLFECYSNRVLPWLLASGGVNELALSFALHLLDETEDLTVLDRISSQGLLDSLMTGMKLLVGVCTEEQQSLIVQKAHSTISSMLSLPMELMTDRLLPVDELVPLHSVSETALISMFSSIIIGLRPQTPVPDMMVMIKLFTVFLLNGKMPAAYALASIFNKYLHNPEFSHENQMDKILDDILERCFSTVLANSCSKTSQSCAGTSDVNFSDVSSRNKLSKINILSSLAWIGKGLLMRGDEKVKDISMFLLKILFSDEILSTVPSHQEEPYGGDSSDTSLAISAASAFHVMMSDSEMCLNKKFHARIKPLYKQRFFSIMMPIFLSKIKETTVVTTKLALYRAFGHIISNAPVPAVITEAHQILLVMVDSLAKLSMDVGDKDLVYSLLLVFSGMLMDEKGKECILDNIQITISVLTELVSYPHMMVVRETALQCLVAFSTFPHSKIYPVRRKVVQAAVRALDDKKRAVRRVAVRCRHTWQSFT, via the exons ATGCTTTCTTTTCATGTAGTGGAAGTTGTCATGAAGCTGTTTCCAGATCCATCTGGTTTGGCAGCACAGTTTGCAGGGGACGTTTTTGAGATTCTGAGCAAGTATTTTCCTGTCTACTTCACACAC GGAGTGGGTAATGGTTTGGACACTACACGGGAAGACCTCTCTAGAGCATTGATG CACGCTTTTTGTTCAACCCAATATTTTGAGCCTTTTGTCATCCCTTTGCTTCTTGACAAACTTTCTTCCTCTCTTCCATTGGCAAAG ATTGATTCCTTAAAATATTTGGACAAATGCATTCGCTTCTATGGAGCTGATAGAATGGTTAGACATGCATCAGCTGTTTGGTACAAGTTGAAAGAAGTGATTTTTAACCTTTCTTCAGATCAATTATTAATATCAGAGGCTCTGAATTGTTTGAAGACTGCTATTATGTATACTGATTCTTCTGATAAAGATCTTTTCATTAATTTGATCTTGTTGGATGAGGATATTGTGAACAAGATCCACTCTGTATCAAGCGTGGAAAAGACCATATTGAGTTCATTAGAGGACCTGGCCCAACTGCATGCACTTGGAAGTGTTATTTCTATCCTTGCTGAATCGTCTACATATTTCTGTACTAGAGTTCTTCAAGAGCACTTTGCACACTTGGTAGATATTGTGGGAACCAAAGCTGACTATGAATCCTGGCAGTTGAATAATTGTAATGGATCATCTTCTGCTCCTGTCAACTATGGAGCACTCTATTTATCTGTTCAATTGCTTTCATCCTGTAGAGAAGTGGCTTTGGTATCTTATGAAGATTTTTCTTCTGTTAAATTAGCAAAGGGTTCCTGGTGGCTTATCTTGCAGAAAAAGCTGGAGCAGTTAATCCATCTCCTTCGATCCATTTTTGCTATAGCTTCTCAATCTATGCAGCCAAATTTCAGACAAGAATATGTCTCTTGTGCTG TGAAGGGCTTGCTAACACTAGCAACATTCCCGGAACAATGCTCGCCTCTGCCAGCAAATGCTTATGAGGATATTCTGCTTATGTTCACGTCAATAATTATAAATAAGTTTGAAAATTTAGATCTGTGGAGATTGTCATTGAAAGCATTGGCTAGCATTGGTTCATCTATTGCCAAGTTCCATGCTTCTGAAAGGGAAGTAGTTTACTACAGAACGGTTGTTGACAAGATTGTTTCTTTGGCTGAATCTTATGATACTTCAATGCCTCTCGGTCTAAGACTTGAAGCAAGTTATGAAGTTGGAACTGCTGGGTTGAACTATATGTTAAGAGTTGCGAAATCACTTGAAGTCGCTGTTGTCACCAATATTTCTGAATCTGAG GCTAATGGAAGAATGGAATGTGCTGACCATGTGGCCCATTTATTTGAGTGTTACTCTAACCGGGTCCTTCCATG GTTATTAGCTTCTGGTGGTGTCAATGAACTTGCATTGAGCTTTGCACTGCATCTATTGGATGAGACTGAGGATTTGACTGTGTTAGATAGAATCAGCTCACAG GGCCTCCTTGACTCACTAATGACTGGGATGAAGCTTTTAGTTGGAGTATGTACAGAGGAGCAACAATCACTTATTGTTCAGAAAGCACATAGCACAATATCTTCAATGCTCTCACTCCCAATGGAATTGATGACAGACCGTCTTTTGCCTGTAGATGAGTTAGTTCCTTTACATTCTGTTTCAGAAACAGCTCTCATCAGCATGTTTTCGTCGATTATAATAGGCCTTCGGCCTCAAACACCTGTACCAGATATGATGGTGATGATTAAACTCTTTACTGTCTTCCTACTAAATGGGAAAATGCCAGCTGCTTATGCATTAGCTTCTATTTTCAATAAATATCTACATAATCCAGAGTTTTCTCATGAGAATCAGATGGATAAAATACTTGATGATATTCTTGAGAGGTGTTTCTCAACTGTATTAGCCAACAGCTGCTCAAAGACATCTCAATCTTGTGCTGGCACTTCAGATGTTAATTTCTCAGATGTTTCGTCTAGAAACAAGCTTTCTAAGATTAATATCTTGTCTAGCTTGGCTTGGATTGGCAAAGGATTACTTATGAGAGGAGACGAGAAAGTGAAGGACATTTCAATGTTTCTTCTTAAGATCCTATTCTCAGATGAGATTTTGTCTACAGTTCCATCCCACCAGGAAGAACCTTATGGCGGTGATTCATCAGATACTTCTCTTGCAATATCTGCAGCTAGTGCATTCCATGTGATGATGAGTGATTCAGAAATGTGTCTAAATAAAAAATTTCATGCAAGAATAAAACCATTATACAAGCAGCGTTTCTTCTCAATAATGATGCCGATCTTCCTCtccaaaattaaagaaacaactgTGGTCACGACAAA ATTGGCACTATACCGAGCTTTTGGGCATATCATTTCCAATGCTCCAGTACCAGCAGTTATAACTGAAGCACACCAG ATTTTACTCGTGATGGTTGATAGCTTAGCTAAATTAAGTATGGATGTTGGGGATAAGGATCTGGTGTACAGTTTGTTACTTGTCTTCTCTGGAATGTTGATGGATGAAAAAG GCAAAGAGTGCATTCTGGACAACATCCAAATCACAATCAGCGTTCTTACTGAACTTGTTTCCTATCCTCACATGATG GTTGTGCGGGAGACAGCATTACAATGTTTAGTAGCCTTTTCGACGTTTCCTCACTCAAAGATTTATCCTGTGCGGCGAAAG GTTGTGCAGGCAGCAGTCAGGGCTCTCGACGATAAGAAACGGGCTGTTCGTCGAGTGGCTGTCCGATGCCGGCACACATG GCAGTCCTTCACTTAA